TCATAAACTCCCATATAGCCGCCCAAAATAATCAAAAAGTTGTATTCACTTAAGCTTATATTATGGACAGTTTTTTTTGTAATATCACATATATCAATTATATTTGTTCCAATACCGAAACCTTTTTCTGAAAAAATGTTATATAGATAACCTGGTCCCTCTTCTTTTACATGTCTAATAGCTAAAATTTTCATAAAACCTCCAAAATTTACAATAAGTATAAATCAATATTATATTCCATAATAAAAATTTCACATAAAATTGTATATTATATTGGCAAAATCCAAAATTTATATTAAAATAACCCTATAATAGCTATATATGGGGGTAATTATGATTGATAAAATCTGGGACTGGATTCAGATAGAGGTTACATCCTTTTGCAATGCAAGTTGCAGTTATTGTCCTCATACTACCTATAAAACAACCTGGATCAATAGACATCTTGAATTCGAACTGTTTAGAAAATTAGAACGGTATTTACATAATACAGAACTCGTCTACCTTCAGGGATGGGGCGAGCCCTTCCTAAATCCCAGAATATTTGATATGATCAGACTTGCCAAAAACCTCGGTTGCAGAGTGGGCACTACTTCAAACGCAAATCTTATTGACAGGGAATTCTCTGAAAAAATAGTAATGTCTAAATTAGACAACATATCTCTTTCGCTTGCAGGAGTGGATAAAGATAATGACTTTTATAGAAAGGAGACTTCACTCGAAAGAGTGTTAAACGCAATTGATGAAATCAACTACACTAAAAAGAAGTTAAAAGTTAATTTTCCAAAGATAAATATTGCATATTTGCTATTGGCTTCTGGATTAGAAAAAATTCATAAACTGCCAAATTTACTAAAGGGTAGAGGTATAGAACAAATTGTTATCTCTACACTTGATTTTATCCCAACAGAAAATTTTAATAATGAATCATTAAGATTTAAAGATTTAAATCAATCTAATGACTTTCAAAAAGAAATTAAAAAATTGGTTGACCACGGAAAAGATTTTGGATTAGAAATATATTGTAATGTTCCAATATTATCAGAAAAGCTGCCAACTTGCAGCGAAAATCCTGAAAAAAGCCTCTTTATAGGGAGTGATGGTTCTGTGTCTCCCTGTGTTTTTACAAATTTGCCATTAGAATCAGATTCTGTAAATGCTGAAAATTACATTAAAATAATTTTTGGCAATATTACAAAAAAAGATCTTGGTGAAATTTGGAACTCAAAGGACTATAAGGATTTTCGATCTTCATTTGAAGATAATTCTGGTTTTATGCCCTGTAAAAATTGTTTAAAAAGATACATTTATCCTATAGAAACAACTTTTAATTCAAACCTGGTATATTTACCTTTTAGCTAATTAAGCCTTTTTTATAATAAGATACAAAATGCTTAACTTAACATAATCCAAACTTTTTGGTAAAATAAATATATATGGTTGAGAAAAATCTGGATGAATTAAAACTAAGCAAGCACCACTTGAAAGCAATGTTTGTTTCGGGCATGGGGTTTTTTACCGATGCATACGACCTGTTTATTATAGGTGTAGCCCTCTCCTTGATAGCCCCAGTTTGGGGGCTAACGAGTTCTGAGATTGCAATTCTTGGGAGCAGCTCTCTTTTGGCTGCATTATTTGGGTCGGTTTTTTTTGGTAGATTTGCTGACAATTTTGGCAGAAAGAAAATTTATGGTCTTGAAGCTCTTATAATGACCATTGGTGCACTTATGTCAGCTTTTTCACCAAATTTTTTATTTCTTCTGATATCTAGGTTTATCTTAGGTATAGGCATTGGTGGAGATTACCCAGTAAGCGCAGTTATAATGAGCGAATATTCCAATAGAACTGATCGCGGTAAATTGGTCGGGCTGGTGTTTTCGATGCAGGCCCTTGGGCTAATAATTGGCCCTCTTGTGGCTTTAAGCTTGCTAATGTTACACATACCGCTTGATTTAGCATGGCGTGTCATGCTTGGTTTAGGTGCGTTACCCTCATTTTTCGTTATTTATCTTAGGAGAAAGCTGCCAGAGTCTCCACGTTATCTCTCTCAGATAGTTGGAGACAAAGAGGCGGCCCTGTCTGCCTTTGGAGATTTTACAGGAAACAATCATAAAAATAACAAACCAGTATATGAAAATTCGAAAATAACCCACGGAATAAAAGAGTTTTTCTCAAACAGGCAGCACGTTATAACTTTATTTGGAACCGCTGGAAGCTGGTTCTTACTTGATTGGGCATATTATGGCAATACAATTTCTACGCCAATAGTAATGAATGCTATAACAGATAGCTCTTCCCTTGAATTGAAGATGATCTATTCACTTTTGATATTTGTTATATTTGCTTTACCTGGATATATACTGTCAATAGTTTTTATGGACATTATAGGTAGGAAATATATCCAACTTATGGGTTTTGGCATTATGGCTTTTTCATTCTTGTTATTGGGAACGATCCCTGATATAGAAAATAACGTAACGGGCTTTCTTATCCTTTATGGTCTTAGCTATCTGTTTACAGAATTTGGACCCAATACTACCACTTTTGTGCTGCCATCAGAGCTCTTCCCAACTGAATACAGGACGACTGGGCATGGCTTTTCTGCGGGAATTGGCAAACTGGGAGCTTTTTTAGGGGTTCTCTTTTTTCCTATTACAGAGTCATTTTTAGGATTGAATATGACATTTGTCATTGTTTCAATTATTTGTTTTTTGGGCATTATAACTACATCAGTTCTTACAGAGCCTAAAGGCAAGAGTCTTGAAGACTGCTCATACTCTAAGATAGTAGGAAAGTAATAAAATTCGTATTATTCTTCATTAACAAGTTTTTAACAATAGTTTAATAAAATAATATATTAAATTCCGAAATTAGGAGAGGTTAATGAAGAAAAGAGCTTTATTTTTGTGCACTCACAATAGCGCTCGTTCTCAAATGGCACAAGGTTTGATGAACGCTTTGCTGTCAGAAAACTATGAAGCATTTAGCGCTGGCACTTTTGCCACATCTATTAATCCATTTGCCATAGAGGTTTTGAAAGAAATTGGGATCGATATCTCTAATCAATATTCCAAAAATTTTGATATATATCTGAACGATGAATTTGATTATGTAGTAACCGTCTGCGATAACGCAAAAGAGGGCTGCCCATACTTTCCAGGAGGAAAGGATCAATTTCACAAAAGCTTCGAAGATCCTGCATCGTTTTCTGGAACCGAAGAAGAAAAATTAGATAAGTTTAGAGAAGTTAGAGATAAGATTAAAGACTGGATTGTGGATTATTTTCGAGCCTAACCAACTAAAAGCGTAAAAAGTTCAATAAATTTAGCTGGACTAAAACCATATATACAAATGTACTTACAAATATGCTCACAAAGAAGTTCCTAAACTTTAGGTGAAGAATTACTACGAATAAAATAGCAATTAATTCGTTTAATCCAAATGGAGGCTTTAAAAAGGACACATCTTTTAAACAATAGATTACCAAAATGGTAATGACGCTAAATGGAGCGTATTTACCAATAAAAACAACCATTTCAGGTGGCTTTTTCGAGCTGAAAAAAATAAAAGGAAACGCTCTTGCTAAAAATGTGATTAAAGCCATTATTGCAATAGATATTTCTATATTAGTTGCGTTCATTCTGAGCTATCACCGTCCCTTTAAAGATTATCAAAAGCAAAGTAGAGAATATTATCGAAGGCAAAAGCATGTTTTCCTTGCCTGCAACGAAAATTGATATTATGGCGCAGGTAGCGCCAATCCAAAATGGCAAACGCGTTTTGTAAGATCGAAGCTGCTCAAGGAGAATTACCAAAAATAGTGCTGTTAGAGTAAAATCCAAACCCAATGTATTAAATTTTATCGCATTACCCATAATAGCTCCTAAGATAGTCCCAAATACCCAATAAAAATGATTTAGTGCACTTATGTATATGTAAAATTTAGTTTTGTTAATACTATTGGGCTCTTTTAAAGTCGTTAATAGGGCATAGGTTTCGTCAGTAAGAGTAAATATCATATATGGTTTAAGTTTTCCTGTAAGATTGAACTTATCTAATAGCGAAAGGCCATATAGCATATGTCTGCAATTTATTAACAGAGTAATAATTGCTATTGTAATAAGATTCGCATTTGATAAAAAAAACTGTATAGCTATAAATTGCATTGAACCAGCATATACAAAAAGGCTCATAATAGGTGCAAAAATCCAAGGAATACCTTTGCTGGCCAATAACAATCCAAATGCTATTCCACCCGAAACATATCCAAACATTATAGGCATTGTCGCTACAATGGCATGAAAGATGGTCATATCTGAAATATTTCTTTGAGCTCTCATCTCTCCTCCTTTATGTTATTTATAAAAATGATTTAAAATAATAGTAGTAGTTATTTTAAAGTATGTGCGTTATATTATATATTTGAGCGTTATGTTTAAAAATTATAACATCCTTTTTTATAAATGCAATATTTTAGGAGGGTCCCTTGAACGATTTAAATTTTATAATAGCAAATAACTTAAAAAAAATAAGAGATGGAAGAAAACTGAGCCTTGATAAGCTTTCAGAAATTACAGGGGTTAGCAAGTCAATGCTTGGTCAGATTGAGAGAGGAGAGTCAAACCCTACTGTGACAACTTTGAAAAAAATAACTGCAGGGCTAAAGGTTTCGTTTACTGCGCTCTTAGACAATCCAAAGCCTAAGGTAGATGTAGTGAGATTTAACGATATTTTGCCTATTACCGAGGATGATGGCAGGTATAGAGTTTATTCTGTTTTCCCATTTGATGAGAATAGACGTTTTGAGATATACATAATAGAATTTGATAAGGGCAGCCGTTTGAGAGCTGTAGCACACCCTGATGGAACACAAGAATTTATTACAGTTTTCGAAGGAGAGCTAAAGATTTCTTTAGGAAGTGAAGAGTTTATTGTTCAGAAGGGTGATTCTATAAGATTTCTCGCAGACAGACCACACATTTACTCTAATATCCATCCCTCACTTACAAGGCTTAGCTTGGTTCTTTATTATCCGCTTTAATGATATGATTTAATCTCTGTCTTAAGTAGTTTTAGACTGTTAGAAAATGGAGGAAAAAATGGAAATTTCTAATAAACCGAATGCACTGATAAACGAGAGTTCGCCCTACTTGCTTCAACATTCACACAATCTGGTCAATTGGTATCCGTGGGGCGATGAGGCATTAGGAAAAGCAAAAGATGAGGATAGGCCTATCTTTCTGAGTATCGGTTATAGCAGCTGTCACTGGTGCCATGTAATGGAAAAAGAGTCTTTCAATAACGAAGAAGTTGCCAAAATCTTAAACGAAAAATTTGTTTCAATTAAAGTTGACAGAGAAGAGCATCCAGAAATTGACAAATTTTATCAAAACGTTCACGTAGTTTTCAACAATCGAACTGGCGGATGGCCTCTTAGCATATTTATGACCCATGATCTAAAGCCATTTTATGCTGCCACCTATATTCCAATAGAAAAGAAATCAAGTGGATATGCGTTTCCTGACATCTTAAACGCAATATCAACTCAATATCTTAACGATAAGTCAAAGCTAATTAAATTCGGAGATGATATCCTAAGATACGTTGATTCATTGCACAAAGTTGAAGCGACAGTTGAAATAGGAGGCAATATATCCGATCTATTCATAAAAAAAGTAGAGGACAATTACGATGCTGTCTACGGTGGGTTTTCAGGAGCGCCAAAATTTCCTCAAGCCTCACTCTTAGACATCCTACTCTATATTTACAATAGGACAAAAGAGAATAAACCCTTAGAAATGGTAGAAAATACCTTAAAAAATATGTCAATGGGTGGCATTTATGACCTTGTAGACGGTGGGTTTTGTCGATATAGCACAGACGATATCTGGCTCGTGCCACACTTTGAAAAGATGAGTTACGATAACGCGCTCTTGTCACAAGTTTATTTGGACACATATCAGGTTACAAAAAACGAATTGTATCTGAATATTGCCATAGAAACAATTGAATTTATGTTGGAAAAAATGCAAAAGAATGGACTATTTTATTCATCAAGCGACGCTGATACCGAAGGAATAGAGGGCAAATACTATACATACGAATACGATGAAATTTCAAAAATTCTTGAAAAATATAGCATTGATCCTAAGGCATTGTCTGTCACAAAGGATGGCAACTTTGAAGGAAAAATTATATTAAGGCTCTCAAAAGATTCTGATAGAAGCAAATTGGCACCTTTGTTTAATGAGCTAAAAAATCTTAGAAAAGAGAAAAAATATCCCTTTATAGACGAGAAAATAATCACATCAATAAATTCAATGATGATAAAGAGCCTATTTAAGGCAGCAAAAGTTAATGAAAAATATTCTATATTAGCCAAAGGGTGTCTAAAAGCCTTACTAAAATTTCTGTATAAGGACGGCACTCTATATCACTGTGGAGTGCATGGCAAAGAAGTAAAGATAGAGGCATTTTTAGAGGACTACGCTTATCTTATAGATACTCTCATAGAAGGATATTACTTTACCCAAGAAGAAGAATATCTAAAATTGGCAATAAAATTCACAAAGGATGCAAATAACTTTTTTGATGAGCTCTGGCATTTTAGCTTGGATGGGTTTAAGACTACTGCAGATGTATTTGATG
This genomic interval from Thermodesulfobium sp. 4217-1 contains the following:
- a CDS encoding SPASM domain-containing protein, encoding MIDKIWDWIQIEVTSFCNASCSYCPHTTYKTTWINRHLEFELFRKLERYLHNTELVYLQGWGEPFLNPRIFDMIRLAKNLGCRVGTTSNANLIDREFSEKIVMSKLDNISLSLAGVDKDNDFYRKETSLERVLNAIDEINYTKKKLKVNFPKINIAYLLLASGLEKIHKLPNLLKGRGIEQIVISTLDFIPTENFNNESLRFKDLNQSNDFQKEIKKLVDHGKDFGLEIYCNVPILSEKLPTCSENPEKSLFIGSDGSVSPCVFTNLPLESDSVNAENYIKIIFGNITKKDLGEIWNSKDYKDFRSSFEDNSGFMPCKNCLKRYIYPIETTFNSNLVYLPFS
- a CDS encoding MFS transporter, translated to MVEKNLDELKLSKHHLKAMFVSGMGFFTDAYDLFIIGVALSLIAPVWGLTSSEIAILGSSSLLAALFGSVFFGRFADNFGRKKIYGLEALIMTIGALMSAFSPNFLFLLISRFILGIGIGGDYPVSAVIMSEYSNRTDRGKLVGLVFSMQALGLIIGPLVALSLLMLHIPLDLAWRVMLGLGALPSFFVIYLRRKLPESPRYLSQIVGDKEAALSAFGDFTGNNHKNNKPVYENSKITHGIKEFFSNRQHVITLFGTAGSWFLLDWAYYGNTISTPIVMNAITDSSSLELKMIYSLLIFVIFALPGYILSIVFMDIIGRKYIQLMGFGIMAFSFLLLGTIPDIENNVTGFLILYGLSYLFTEFGPNTTTFVLPSELFPTEYRTTGHGFSAGIGKLGAFLGVLFFPITESFLGLNMTFVIVSIICFLGIITTSVLTEPKGKSLEDCSYSKIVGK
- a CDS encoding arsenate reductase ArsC, with amino-acid sequence MKKRALFLCTHNSARSQMAQGLMNALLSENYEAFSAGTFATSINPFAIEVLKEIGIDISNQYSKNFDIYLNDEFDYVVTVCDNAKEGCPYFPGGKDQFHKSFEDPASFSGTEEEKLDKFREVRDKIKDWIVDYFRA
- a CDS encoding AzlD domain-containing protein is translated as MNATNIEISIAIMALITFLARAFPFIFFSSKKPPEMVVFIGKYAPFSVITILVIYCLKDVSFLKPPFGLNELIAILFVVILHLKFRNFFVSIFVSTFVYMVLVQLNLLNFLRF
- a CDS encoding AzlC family ABC transporter permease yields the protein MRAQRNISDMTIFHAIVATMPIMFGYVSGGIAFGLLLASKGIPWIFAPIMSLFVYAGSMQFIAIQFFLSNANLITIAIITLLINCRHMLYGLSLLDKFNLTGKLKPYMIFTLTDETYALLTTLKEPNSINKTKFYIYISALNHFYWVFGTILGAIMGNAIKFNTLGLDFTLTALFLVILLEQLRSYKTRLPFWIGATCAIISIFVAGKENMLLPSIIFSTLLLIIFKGTVIAQNERN
- a CDS encoding XRE family transcriptional regulator, with product MNDLNFIIANNLKKIRDGRKLSLDKLSEITGVSKSMLGQIERGESNPTVTTLKKITAGLKVSFTALLDNPKPKVDVVRFNDILPITEDDGRYRVYSVFPFDENRRFEIYIIEFDKGSRLRAVAHPDGTQEFITVFEGELKISLGSEEFIVQKGDSIRFLADRPHIYSNIHPSLTRLSLVLYYPL
- a CDS encoding thioredoxin domain-containing protein; its protein translation is MEISNKPNALINESSPYLLQHSHNLVNWYPWGDEALGKAKDEDRPIFLSIGYSSCHWCHVMEKESFNNEEVAKILNEKFVSIKVDREEHPEIDKFYQNVHVVFNNRTGGWPLSIFMTHDLKPFYAATYIPIEKKSSGYAFPDILNAISTQYLNDKSKLIKFGDDILRYVDSLHKVEATVEIGGNISDLFIKKVEDNYDAVYGGFSGAPKFPQASLLDILLYIYNRTKENKPLEMVENTLKNMSMGGIYDLVDGGFCRYSTDDIWLVPHFEKMSYDNALLSQVYLDTYQVTKNELYLNIAIETIEFMLEKMQKNGLFYSSSDADTEGIEGKYYTYEYDEISKILEKYSIDPKALSVTKDGNFEGKIILRLSKDSDRSKLAPLFNELKNLRKEKKYPFIDEKIITSINSMMIKSLFKAAKVNEKYSILAKGCLKALLKFLYKDGTLYHCGVHGKEVKIEAFLEDYAYLIDTLIEGYYFTQEEEYLKLAIKFTKDANNFFDELWHFSLDGFKTTADVFDESYPSSASLMIMNNIRLNSYVSGEFSDIIKKSINNYSGKISKYSQYTALAVKCVLESKI